One window from the genome of Montipora foliosa isolate CH-2021 chromosome 5, ASM3666993v2, whole genome shotgun sequence encodes:
- the LOC138002180 gene encoding protein DEK-like, whose product MEEEKHQDDNPSTPVTTQNPPKLKRKRIQKICTKCGKSMQNLSRHQKEVHGMSKLKRKLNDYYSGGKKTPKGTVKFCPLSPCKSKRTPIFQLHKHLQSNIHKLKVGSPSYVRALDKAPRISFKDLGSRMSEKRERRKRLTEKDEQRDEGTNSESSCSLGSTEKHGHRSTEHRHSSERHKRVLESYESDRFKGKKIKKTRQEYDSDDESEALAKKKKKKKKKKKTEKKQKLNRVYKLLDDENNSQKEEDKNREKCQEEKKSSDEEYDCLSERVWNKNKTGSNKVFYRSDDKGLKGLSSRIESMDDTLENYERDFTIEEDSAILDTVHKKENSITVISDSDESDPDYNPKEESNSDVSSESHSSESSTCMSEERDHLLTELVEIIGEDNCKGQSFLVSEEPWKKIVNNFIEEKVKQGSTFKTPTESENDLRRDFDNRDEESSEGEIFQEIFQGDASDNDDALDQEWVPSDSETNVQTPYENNPENKKEEFQENELLSEFYSRLVEVDGGYRNEKIASQYKSQVQSVIQRLRQTATATSDNGEVHH is encoded by the coding sequence ATGGAAGAGGAAAAACACCAAGATGACAACCCTTCCACTCCCGTCACCACTCAAAATCCACCTAAACTAAAGCGGAAGCGAATTCAGAAGATATgtacaaagtgcgggaaaagtATGCAAAACTTAAGTCGACACCAAAAAGAGGTGCACGGAATGTCCAAACTTAAAAGGAAACTAAATGATTACTATTCTGGAGGAAAGAAGACCCCCAAGGGAACGGTGAAGTTCTGCCCCTTATCTCCTTGCAAAAGCAAGCGAACGCCAATATTCCAGCTTCACAAGCATCTGCAGTCAAACATACACAAATTAAAAGTAGGAAGCCCAAGTTATGTCAGAGCATTAGACAAAGCCCCAAGGATTTCATTTAAAGATTTAGGCTCACGCATGAGtgagaagagagaaagaagaaaGCGGTTGACGGAAAAGGACGAGCAACGTGACGAAGGAACAAATTCTGAAAGCAGTTGCTCTCTGGGAAGTACAGAGAAGCACGGACATAGAAGTACTGAACACAGACATTCTAGTGAAAGGCATAAAAGGGTCCTTGAAAGTTATGAGAGTGACAGATTCAAAGGAAAGAAGATAAAGAAGACTCGGCAGGAGTATGATAGTGATGACGAGAGTGAAGCTTTGgcgaagaagaaaaagaagaagaagaagaagaaaaagacagagaagaaacaaaagttaaacAGGGTTTATAAACTCCTGGATGATGAAAACAATTCacaaaaagaagaagacaaaaatAGAGAAAAGTGTCAAGAAGAGAAGAAAAGTAGTGATGAAGAGTATGATTGTTTATCGGAAAGAGTGTGGAACAAGAATAAAACGGGATCTAACAAAGTCTTTTACCGCAGTGACGATAAAGGATTGAAGGGACTGAGCAGTCGGATAGAGAGTATGGATGACACTCTTGAAAATTATGAACGAGATTTTACCATTGAAGAAGACTCTGCTATCTTGGATACTGTGCATAAGAAAGAGAACAGCATAACTGTGATCTCTGACAGTGATGAATCTGATCCAGATTACAATCCAAAAGAAGAGTCAAATTCAGATGTATCCAGTGAATCACATTCTTCTGAAAGTTCTACTTGCATGTCGGAGGAACGTGACCATTTGCTGACTGAGTTAGTGGAAATTATCGGTGAAGACAACTGTAAAGGTCAATCCTTTTTAGTATCAGAAGAGCCCTGGAAGAAAATAGTCAATAATTTTATCGAGGAAAAAGTAAAGCAAGGTTCAACCTTCAAAACTCCTACTGAATCTGAGAATGATCTCAGACGAGATTTCGACAACAGAGATGAAGAATCCAGTGAAGGAGAAATATTTCAGGAAATATTTCAAGGTGATGCAAGCGATAATGATGATGCCCTGGACCAAGAATGGGTACCAAGCGACTCTGAAACAAATGTCCAGACTCCATATGAAAATAATCCGgaaaacaagaaagaagaaTTCCAAGAGAATGAATTACTCTCGGAATTCTACTCGAGGTTAGTAGAAGTTGATGGAGGCTATCGGAATGAAAAGATTGCCAGCCAATACAAGAGTCAAGTGCAAAGCGTTATCCAAAGGTTAAGACAGACAGCAACAGCCACCAGTGACAATGGAGAGGTACACCATTAG
- the LOC138003674 gene encoding 5'-methylthioadenosine/S-adenosylhomocysteine nucleosidase-like isoform X2: MGDPPQLSVIIPKEGEISTDGLEFSENFFIDFLLLTVQQCEFLSCYHHLLKPKQYYSKRTGYVYVGKIGDETEQEKLTIGLMKCSMGSGVGGSAVTVQNAVTTLKPKGVFCVGFCGGMNAKKAKLGDVVVSAKLISYAPRKVTEGGIELRGTIVPLGKKLNDLLRDADHGWKPPLQNLEEAGKAVNGTMLSGPVLVNAKNERAKLLEEYPNAIAIEMEGEGVYTAAHDLDIEWAVVKGISDYADGTKDSTKDWQCYASVMSASLVAHVLRKPRIFKDWLRHDGGSTKRRRDSQGSPGENPASPPKKARMDSVKDGQVSVEDMEELAVQLGDE; the protein is encoded by the exons ATGGGTGATCCACCTCAGCTCAGCGTCATAATACCAAAGGAGGGAGAGATCTCAACAGACGGACTCGAGTTTAGTGAGAATTTCTTCATAGACTTCTTGCTACTGACGGTTCAACAGTGCGAATTTCTGAGTTGCTATCATCACCTACTAAAGCCTAAGCAATATTATTCTAAAAGAACCGGTTATGTTTACGTTGGGAAAATAGGAGACGAAACAGAACAAGAAAAGTTGACAATCGGTCTGATGAAATGTAGCATGGGATCCGGAGTTGGCGGGTCAGCGGTGACTGTGCAAAACGCAGTCACCACTTTGAAGCCTAAGGGTGTGTTTTGTGTGGGTTTTTGCGGGGGAATGAATGCCAAAAAAGCCAAATTAGGAGACGTGGTGGTGTCAGCCAAGCTGATCTCGTATGCTCCACGTAAGGTCACTGAAGGTGGCATTGAACTACGTGGTACAATTGTCCCCTTGGGTAAGAAGCTAAATGACCTCCTAAGAGATGCAGACCATGGCTGGAAACCACCACTACAGAACCTGGAGGAAGCGGGGAAAGCGGTCAATGGCACCATGCTGAGCGGCCCTGTGCTAGTAAATGCCAAAAACGAACGTGCCAAACTGCTGGAGGAATATCCTAACGCGATTGCAATTGAAATGGAAGGCGAAG GGGTGTATACGGCAGCTCATGATCTCGATATAGAATGGGCCGTCGTAAAAGGCATATCGGATTATGCTGATGGTACCAAAGACTCAACCAAGGACTGGCAATGTTATGCGAGTGTGATGTCAGCGTCGTTAGTTGCTCATGTGTTAAGGAAGCCCAGAATTTTCAAAGACTGGCTCCGCCATGATGGAG GTTCTACAAAAAGAAGACGCGATTCCCAAG GTTCACCTGGCGAAAATCCTGCTAGCCCTCCAAAGAAAGCCCGCATGGATTCAG TCAAAGACGGCCAAGTGTCTGTTGAGGATATGGAGGAGCTGGCCGTACAACTTGGGGATGAGTAG
- the LOC138003674 gene encoding 5'-methylthioadenosine/S-adenosylhomocysteine nucleosidase-like isoform X1 has protein sequence MGDPPQLSVIIPKEGEISTDGLEFSENFFIDFLLLTVQQCEFLSCYHHLLKPKQYYSKRTGYVYVGKIGDETEQEKLTIGLMKCSMGSGVGGSAVTVQNAVTTLKPKGVFCVGFCGGMNAKKAKLGDVVVSAKLISYAPRKVTEGGIELRGTIVPLGKKLNDLLRDADHGWKPPLQNLEEAGKAVNGTMLSGPVLVNAKNERAKLLEEYPNAIAIEMEGEGVYTAAHDLDIEWAVVKGISDYADGTKDSTKDWQCYASVMSASLVAHVLRKPRIFKDWLRHDGGSSTKRRRDSQGSPGENPASPPKKARMDSVKDGQVSVEDMEELAVQLGDE, from the exons ATGGGTGATCCACCTCAGCTCAGCGTCATAATACCAAAGGAGGGAGAGATCTCAACAGACGGACTCGAGTTTAGTGAGAATTTCTTCATAGACTTCTTGCTACTGACGGTTCAACAGTGCGAATTTCTGAGTTGCTATCATCACCTACTAAAGCCTAAGCAATATTATTCTAAAAGAACCGGTTATGTTTACGTTGGGAAAATAGGAGACGAAACAGAACAAGAAAAGTTGACAATCGGTCTGATGAAATGTAGCATGGGATCCGGAGTTGGCGGGTCAGCGGTGACTGTGCAAAACGCAGTCACCACTTTGAAGCCTAAGGGTGTGTTTTGTGTGGGTTTTTGCGGGGGAATGAATGCCAAAAAAGCCAAATTAGGAGACGTGGTGGTGTCAGCCAAGCTGATCTCGTATGCTCCACGTAAGGTCACTGAAGGTGGCATTGAACTACGTGGTACAATTGTCCCCTTGGGTAAGAAGCTAAATGACCTCCTAAGAGATGCAGACCATGGCTGGAAACCACCACTACAGAACCTGGAGGAAGCGGGGAAAGCGGTCAATGGCACCATGCTGAGCGGCCCTGTGCTAGTAAATGCCAAAAACGAACGTGCCAAACTGCTGGAGGAATATCCTAACGCGATTGCAATTGAAATGGAAGGCGAAG GGGTGTATACGGCAGCTCATGATCTCGATATAGAATGGGCCGTCGTAAAAGGCATATCGGATTATGCTGATGGTACCAAAGACTCAACCAAGGACTGGCAATGTTATGCGAGTGTGATGTCAGCGTCGTTAGTTGCTCATGTGTTAAGGAAGCCCAGAATTTTCAAAGACTGGCTCCGCCATGATGGAGGTAG TTCTACAAAAAGAAGACGCGATTCCCAAG GTTCACCTGGCGAAAATCCTGCTAGCCCTCCAAAGAAAGCCCGCATGGATTCAG TCAAAGACGGCCAAGTGTCTGTTGAGGATATGGAGGAGCTGGCCGTACAACTTGGGGATGAGTAG